The genomic region GGAACTTTAGATCCATTAGCTTGTGGTGTACTGCCAATTTGTATTGGTAGTGCAACTAAAATAAGTGAATATTTACTTAATAAAGATAAAGTTTATAGTGTTAAAATTAAATTTGGTATTTTAACTGATACATATGACTGTGAAGGAAATATAACAAAAATGGATTTAGAGTTTATTCTAGATAAAAATAAATTATTAAATGTGTTAAATGGTTTTATTGGAGAACAGGAGCAGGTTCCACCAAATTATTCTGCTTTAAAAGTTAATGGTAAAAGAGCATATGAATTAGCAAGAGGAGGAATTGAATTTGAACTTAAATCTAGAAAAATAGTAGTTTATTTTATAAATAGTGTTGTAGTTAATGAAGAAAATAATGAGTGTTCTTTTACAATTAAATGTTCTAAGGGAACTTATATAAGAAGTTTGTGTAGAGATATAGCAAAAGCAATGGGTACATATGGGACAATAACTTTTTTAGAGAGAGTCGAGAGTGGAGATTTTAAAAAGGATACTGCATTGGATTTTGAAACTATAGATTCCAAAAA from Candidatus Arthromitus sp. SFB-mouse-Japan harbors:
- the truB gene encoding tRNA pseudouridine(55) synthase TruB, coding for MINGVINIYKPQNITSNYVVIRIKKLLNIKKIGHTGTLDPLACGVLPICIGSATKISEYLLNKDKVYSVKIKFGILTDTYDCEGNITKMDLEFILDKNKLLNVLNGFIGEQEQVPPNYSALKVNGKRAYELARGGIEFELKSRKIVVYFINSVVVNEENNECSFTIKCSKGTYIRSLCRDIAKAMGTYGTITFLERVESGDFKKDTALDFETIDSKKIRDNLILIDDIIDYPKIEINDPDIIKLLMNGVSVKNPKYIHKIAEGIYLLYTKGNLIGICERKMVSLRVIKFLSQGNSYANN